The following are from one region of the Nitrospiraceae bacterium genome:
- a CDS encoding carbon-nitrogen hydrolase family protein — protein sequence MSTHMLRVALLHLALLPGDLTHNRRLIETAITTAAGAGATWIIRPEHAVCGYTFAHRIGTDWIVPQPDAWMMSVCRLAARCRIALFVSCPERDRRMNILYNSLFVIGPAGAIVGTRRKINRLQVGSESWSTPGKQATPVPIVPFDRVGLFICAYAFLIGIAESLRTQGARILVSSSAWAPGLHGPNGEWERCTRKTGLPLFVGNGTGRDTTLNFTQAVSVVVKDGRRLLSVPSTRSTVLVIDWNLDSQDLATPAYQRIEL from the coding sequence ATGTCGACGCATATGTTGCGAGTGGCCTTGCTTCATCTCGCACTCCTTCCGGGTGATCTGACGCACAACCGGCGGCTGATTGAAACGGCCATCACGACAGCTGCGGGAGCAGGAGCTACGTGGATCATCAGGCCTGAACACGCTGTTTGCGGTTATACTTTTGCCCACCGGATCGGTACGGACTGGATCGTGCCCCAGCCGGACGCATGGATGATGAGCGTGTGCCGCCTCGCCGCCCGATGTCGGATTGCACTGTTCGTGTCGTGTCCCGAGCGGGATCGACGGATGAACATCCTGTACAACTCGTTGTTTGTTATTGGACCGGCCGGCGCGATCGTCGGAACGCGCCGGAAGATCAACAGGCTGCAAGTCGGATCGGAGTCATGGTCAACGCCGGGAAAACAGGCGACGCCGGTTCCCATCGTTCCATTCGATCGTGTCGGCCTCTTTATCTGCGCGTATGCCTTCTTAATCGGGATCGCCGAGAGTCTCCGAACTCAGGGAGCACGAATCCTCGTCTCATCTTCCGCCTGGGCGCCGGGGCTCCATGGTCCGAACGGCGAATGGGAACGGTGCACTCGCAAGACAGGCCTGCCTCTTTTTGTCGGCAATGGAACCGGACGAGACACGACGCTCAATTTTACCCAAGCCGTCAGTGTGGTGGTGAAAGACGGACGGCGACTTCTTTCGGTGCCGTCCACTCGGTCGACCGTCTTGGTGATCGATTGGAATCTCGACAGTCAGGATCTGGCCACGCCTGCGTATCAACGAATTGAGCTCTAG